GATCTGTTGCTAAAATTGACAAGCCACCCATTCGCGCCAAACCAATCCCCGCAGCTCCATGACACCAACTCACCATAAACCCAGGTTGACCGTTTTGTTGAGCAAAATCTCGTAAATCTGGCCAGTTGGCGGCTACAGGAGAAAAAACGCTCTGCTCATAAGCAATGCCTTCACAAGCTGCTTCTAAATAAGCTTTGTTTTGCGTCACAGCATAGAGTCGCAGCAGCGCATAAGCAATACCCGCCGCACCGTGAGAGAAACCCGTATACGCCTTCTTACCCAAAATTTTCCAAGCTTTCGTAGCACCATTAATGCTAATTTGATGCTCTAGCAAATGCTGACCGCAAATTATAGCGCGTTCTAAAACTTTTGGCTCTTTTATTTTAGCATATAGTGCCAATAATCCTAATATTGCACCAGCGGAACCGCCAAGAGTATCAAATTGTCGATCGCTTGTAATTAGTTCTGCGGTAATCAGATTAGCAATTCCCAAAGCATCTTCTAAAAGTGACGCTTCTCCCAGGAAATGACTTGTTCTAACTAATGTGTAAATCATCGAACCTAGCCCCGTTGCACCGCCAATTCCACAGCGCACAAATCGGCGTGTAGACTCAAAATCTGCGGTTCGCAAAAATTTGCGAATTGACTGTAAAGCTCCTAAAATTAAATCCCGAAATTGGTGATTGCCTTTGACATAATCCAATGCTGCCAAAAATAAAGCAATGCCGCAATTGCCGTTATAAAAATCTTCAGGTAAAGGCATCATTTGAAACCGTTCGGCATTGGGAATATAGGCAAAGCTAATCCATTTGACACTACCATCATTACCCCAGATTGCCCGTTTCTGAATTTCTGTGGCTATGCGCGTCGCTTCTTCTAGTAATTGTTGGCTGCTGAGGGGCTGAATTTGTCCGAAGTCAGCTATATTGGTAATGCGATCGCTTTTTTTATTTGGCACTAACCTCGCATAAAAAGAGCCTTTTATAATCTCGATTTGTTGAGCTAAATCTTTTTCATTCAAGGTTTGTATCTGAGTTAAAACTTGCTGATAACTGGGTTCTTGAAAGTAATGTTCGATTGGTTTTTGTAAACCAATTGTGAGGTTATTGCTGTTAGGATATGCGGCAAAATAGGGAATATCTAACTGCTCCATAGCTTTCAATTCTGCATTAAAAATTGGCCACGAATCAGGCTTTTTGGGAGCGACGAGAAAAGCACGGGAGAGGATGTCTAGTTCGATGCTGCGATCGACTCCATCCCGAAGAAATTTGGGAGATTGAATTTTTTGTAGAATTGTCCAATAAATCCTTGTAGCCCGAAAAATAAAGCGCGATCGCTTATTTTTTAGCGCCGCCAAAGGACTATCTTGTGCTAGGAGAACTTCTCGCCGCTCGATTAAAAATCGATACATTTGTTCAAAACCAGACACAATTTTGTCGAGATAGTCATTGGGCGAAAGGGGAATCCCATTTAAGGTTGGAACATTCGTGGGGACTGGATTTTGGGTATTGGGTACTTTGTCCTGATTTTGCTCTTTTGCGATTAACTGTTCGTCAATACCGCCGAGAGCGCTAACATCGTAGGCAAGGCGATTATTTTTGGCAAATTCCCAACGCGGTAATAATCCTGTGCGTAGTACGGATTCGGAAAACTGTAAGGTTACAGATGCTTCTGCTGCTGTTGCTTCTGGTAATTCAGCAATAAGATTTACCTCTTGGTGCATCAAAGTTTCCATGTCAATTAGCACCAAATGTTCGCCGTTGGCAATTAGATTTTCTCTATGACAATCAACTACTCTAAGTGCATATAGGAGACACAGCAACATTCCGGCTCGGTGATAAAAACGTTGTGCTGCTGCTTCATTTTCACAGGGTAGATGTTCTACATATTCAACCCAACCATAAGTTTTGCGATCGCATACTTTTAAAACTTTGAATGGTAAAGGTATATCCTGCCGATCGCACCAGCCTAAAAACTGAGTATAAGCTGCTTCTGCACCTAAGTCTTTGGGTTTGTAAACAAGCTTCAGTCCGCACTCAAAGGTAATCGCAATCACGCTTGTGCCGCCATTGTGAGGATCGGAGAGAGAAGACTTAATTTCAATTACTTTTCCCAATTCATCATTAGTAATTCGTAATTTTTCTTCGTTCCTCTGTTGTGGTTGAAATATTTTCTTAATTTCTAAGAGATCGGCTTTTAGGCTTTGCAAAAACGCGGCTGTTGCTTCTCCCCAAAAATCAATGGCAACTGCCATTAATCGACCGAGTACTGGATATGTTTGGAAAAAAGTCAATAGCCCATCTTGCAAAAGTTTCTGCACGAAAGCTTCATACTGAACTTTGATTTGAGCCTTATCTGTTGATGATTGTGCCAAAACATTAAGAATAGTTTGCCCTAGCGGACGATAACGGGTGAATTCATATTCGAGGGTTTTGCCGCTGAGATTGAGAAGTTGATCGAGTAAGCTGCGTTCTAGAGTTAGGTAGGCTGATTCCGAGAGCAGTTCTAAGGGGAGATTGTCTGGAGATAATGAGGTAAAACCGAGACGAGTTAATAGTTTCTGTCGCGCAACTAAGAGGGCGGGTAGTAAAATTTCTGCAAATAGTATAGGGTTGTTTTTATCAATGGGTAATGGCTGATTTGTTTTTTGTGGTTGGTGATTGACAAACGAGTGGGCGGTTTGTATAATTTGCTTTAAGGTTTCTGCCCATGTTGGCAAAGTGCGATCGCCTATAGTAGGATGCGATCGCAAAACCCGACTTACTTGAGCCACTTCCAAACCATCCCACAGCAACCGTTTCTGAAACTTCTCCCAATTTCCTTGGGCTACCACCTCACACCATCGCGTCAGAATGCGATCGGCCCTCTGCGCTTCGTTAACTTGTGTAACATCAGGGGTCAGTGATTCGATCCTCAGACGTTCTGATAGAGAGCTAGCTTGGGCGACTATTTGTGCTAGAGTAAACTGAGTTATTACCATAATTTCAAGTTTCCATCCCTGAAAGGGATTTTAGATGGTTCATGAATTGCTTAGCTACCCGCCGCTAGAGCCATTGGGTCGTTGAGAAAGCAGGTACTGCCAAACCTGGGTGACCTCAGCCTGCATCTCCCTAATGGCAGCTCTATCTGCTTCTGCGTTTTCTACCAGCCTGTTGATAGCGCTATCTGTGGATTCTGCCCACCGGCGAACCGTCTGGTAGAACTCTTCTAAGTCTTCTCTCTGGGCCAAACGCGCATCCCGTTCGTTAATCAGGTTAGTCGCCATATTGTCGAGTATTCGTTCGATACGGTCTAGTCGTTGTTGTTTTGGTGTTTGGGTCATTGATATTTACTACAATCCATTGACATTCCACATTTACCTAATCTCTAATTTAACCAAAAAAACTTCGTGCAACTTGGCGAATTTCTCAAGGAAGAACATGATATTCTGACCAAAAGGACGGTAAAGTAGCAGACTTCATAATTGATCGTAGTCCATCGACTGCCCTTGTCCTTGAGCAATTTGTTGTTTTGCTTGTCTAGCTGCTTCTACCAGTTTACTTTGGGTTTTCTGAAAAGATTGATTCCACCGCCATTCATCTTGAGAATCAGCAATGTATTCTCGTAAATGCTCAATAATTCGTTCTTGTTGTGAATCAGGTAGAGATTCTAAAATTTTAACAATAGTTGCTATATTTTCTCTTAACATTGTGGCTCTTAGTTATTTAGTGGTTGATGAAAAGTTTCAATCCCTGAAAGGGATTTTAGTCGATTTCCAGCGCTCCCGGCAATAGGTGTTCCATCCCGCCGCTTGTAGTTTCAATCCCTGAAAGGGATTTTAGTCGATTTCCAGTTGGAGGTTTCGAGTGGCAACTCAGCGTCGAAATCGTTTCAATCCCTGAAAGGGATTTTAGTCGATTTCCAGCGTAAACTTTGACATTGTTCTGTATCAAAGCTGGTACGTTTCAATCCCTGAAAGGGATTTTAGTCGATTTCCAGCGTCTGTAAGGTTGGATGAAAAACCAGCAGAGGATGTTTCAATCCCTGAAAGGGATTTTAGTCGATTTCCAGGGCTGGTAATTGGAGCTTACTTAGGATTTACGAAGTTTCAATCCCTGAAAGGGATTTTAGTCGATTTCCAGATCCGTTGCTGAGAAGCGGCTAATTGAAGCTGCTGGTTTCAATCCCTGAAAGGGATTTTAGTCGATTTCCAGCAAATCTTCAGCTTCGTCAACAATCCAAATTTGCGTTTCAATCCCTGAAAGGGATTTTAGTCGATTTCCAGCAGGCAAGCCGTAGTCAGCATCCCCGAAATATCCGTTTCAATCCCTGAAAGGGATTTTAGTCGATTTCCAGTTATTCTCTGTCAAGGTCGCCTCAAATCCTTGCTCGGTTTCAATCCCTGAAAGGGATTTTAGTCGATTTCCAGCTGGCGGATGCGCCGGAGATGGATGGGCAAAATCAGTTTCAATCCCTGAAAGGGATTTTAGTCGATTTCCAGCTCAGGGAAAGTGAAGAGAAGATTGTGGCCATACTGTTTCAATCCCTGAAAGGGATTTTAGTCGATTTCCAGTCATTAATTCCTGGATCATTAATTCCTGGATCTGTTTCAATCCCTGAAAGGGATTTTAGTCGATTTCCAGGAATCAAGAAAAAATTAGAGGAGCTTCATGCAACTGTTTCAATCCCTGAAAGGGATTTTAGTCGATTTCCAGGTTTGACTTCTCTTACTATTAAAATAGCTTTGAGAGTTTCAATCCCTGAAAGGGATTTTAGTCGATTTCCAGCTACACCCCCGAACAGTGGGAGATGGAATATGTTTCAATCCCTGAAAGGGATTTTAGTCGATTTCCAGCCCAGTGCGGGTTTGCTTCTTCGGCGACTTGTTTCTGTTTCAATCCCTGAAAGGGATTTTAGTCGATTTCCAGGCGAGTAATCTGCCCGAAGCGATGCTCATTGCGAGGTTTCAATCCCTGAAAGGGATTTTAGTCGATTTCCAGGCTTTAATTGCCAAATCCAAAATATCAATTAGCTCGTTTCAATCCCTGAAAGGGATTTTAGTCGATTTCCAGGTATCGGCGTCAAACCCCAGTATTAACTCTGCTCCTGTTTCAATCCCTGAAAGGGATTTTAGTCGATTTCCAGCTGCGATCGCCTGTACTCAAGTAGCGCCTTCACTGTTTCAATCCCTGAAAGGGATTTTAGTCGATTTCCAGTTGCAGCTTACTCGCCTCCTAGCTGCTGGTGTCAGTTTCAATCCCTGAAAGGGATTTTAGTCGATTTCCAGATGGTATGCAGAAGTGTGGGGTGTAGGTGGTTATGAGTTTCAATCCCTGAAAGGGATTTTAGTCGATTTCCAGCCTCGGCACTTGCCGAGGAGGATTGGTCGCTATTCGTTTCAATCCCTGAAAGGGATTTTAGTCGATTTCCAGTTCAGAGTCCAGAGGCTGACGGGATGGGATTTGGGTTTCAATCCCTGAAAGGGATTTTAGTCGATTTCCAGTTTACAAACCACTCGTGCTTCACCCACCCGTTCCTCTCTTGTTTCAATCCCTGAAAGGGATTTTAGTCGATTTCCAGTCCCTCCGAGGACTCCGGTCACCCCATTGACAAACCTGTTTCAATCCCTGAAAGGGATTTTAGTCGATTTCCAGCTGTATTTAATTTCATTCGGTAAATCTAAATCTCCCGTTTCAATCCCTGAAAGGGATTTTAGTCGATTTCCAGACAATTGGAAAGTTTCGGGAAAACCACCAGTTTATAGTTTCAATCCCTGAAAGGGATTTTAGTCGATTTCCAGTTTTATTTCCTTTGTTAAGCGGGGTAACTTTGTTGAAAGTTTCAATCCCTGAAAGGGATTTTAGTCGATTTCCAGCAAATAGGAGCGTTATGTACACAGGCGGATTTTTGAGTTTCAATCCCTGAAAGGGATTTTAGTCGATTTCCAGTATTGCGCTCGCGCTGTTGATGGTTCCGCCTCAAGTTTCAATCCCTGAAAGGGATTTTAGTCGATTTCCAGTTCCACAAGCCTCACGCCCTTTTGGTCGCGCACAATTTGGTTTCAATCCCTGAAAGGGATTTTAGTCGATTTCCAGATTTCCCGGCATCCGTGCCGGACTGAACAACGTAGTTTCAATCCCTGAAAGGGATTTTAGTCGATTTCCAGCGGTGGAGCAAACCCAGTGATCGCTGCATCCCCCTGTTTCAATCCCTGAAAGGGATTTTAGTCGATTTCCAGGAGTGGTTTCGCCCTGGTCACCTTGTCCCCCGTGGGTTTCAATCCCTGAAAGGGATTTTAGTCGATTTCCAGAGGAGAAGTATATGCTTCTAGTCAAAAAAGGAAACGTTTCAATCCCTGAAAGGGATTTTAGTCGATTTCCAGTATATTGCTAAGTACTTAGTAATATAGCAATATAGGTTTCAATCCCTGAAAGGGATTTTAGTCGATTTCCAGGAATCGCACAGCAAACCGCGTACAGCCTGTATAAAGTTTCAATCCCTGAAAGGGATTTTAGTCGATTTCCAGCGACGAATGACCGAAAGAAAGCCTGCAACGGAGCAGGAAGCGTTTCAATCCCTGAAAGGGATTTTAGTCGATTTCCAGTGCTGTCCCTCAAAACGCTTACTGTATTTAGTTTTCAAGGTGCTTTTGCGACTACCACCTAAGACAATAGCATTACAGCCTGGTAACTTGTCAATACCTTCCAAGAAAAAACCTCCAAAAACCAGTCTACATAAGCTTTCCAGCAATTGCGACAACCTCGATCGCATCCCAAAACCTTGAAACCCTTGCTGGGGGAGGGATACCGCCTAAAATTCGACACCCTCCCCCCAAACACCCCCTGGTAGTCGCAACTAGGCAAAGAAAATCGAATCATCGCGCACCGCTTCACCCCCAATCCGCTCCACCTTACCTTGGCAGCACGCACACAGAAAGTAAAAGCGGATACTGTCCGACTCAGGTTTAATCAGCTTGGCTAGGCGCGATCGCAGTTTAGCATATTGCGTCTCCGTCAAATCGCACTCAAACACACTAAACTGCATCCACTGTCCGTAAGACTTGAGGACAGAATGAACCTTAGTCCGACGACTATCCTCCGAAATATCGTAAGAGACAACAACAAACATCTTATTTCAAAACCAAAGGAGGATACTTCTCAATCTCGCCCATCAAATACTTCGCCACCAAACGCGCCTGAATCTCAAAAGCCTCCTGATAAGTACATTGTCGTCCCAACACCGGATGTTTAAACTTCGATTGCTTCTTCTCCTCATATAGTTTCAGAAACTCACGCCGTCCCTCAGCAGATAGCAACACCGCATTACTAAGCGGTTCCATCGTAAAATCACCCGGACTAACCTTTCGCAAATTAATCGCACCCAAAACAAAAGCATCAACCACCAACGGACGAAACTCCTCCATCAAATCCAACGCCAAACTAGGACGACCGTAATGTTGACAATGAAGATATCCCAAATAAGGATCGAACCCCACCAAATTAACCGCACTTTGGATATCGTGACGCAGCAAAGAATAACCAAAACTCAGCAGCGCATTAACCGAATCCGTAGGAGGACGGCGGTTTCTACCATTAAAACTAAACCCTTCCACCCGAATCAACTGATTAAAAGCACCGAAATAACCAGCACTCCCAGAACCCTCCAAACCGCGCAAAGAATCGATCTTATTAGTTTCCTCGATCGGGCCAATACTGTTTTCAATCCGAGAAATCGCCCCATCCAAATCCAGTTCCGAATACTTCCGCCCCTGTCGCAACAACATCATCCGATAATTCTTCAACTTCCCACGTACAAAACCTTTCACCAAATGAATAGCTTGAGGAGATTCCCCAGCAGCATCCCACTGCGCCTTTCGCACAAAAATATTTTTACTCATTTCCGGCTCCAAACGTCCCAAATAACGTCCAGTCTCAGTCAAAAAACTCAACGGAATATGCCGTTGCAACAACTCATTCACCACCGCAGGCGACACCGTAGCCCTACCCAAAACCACAATCCCATCAACCTTAATTAAAGGCACATCCAAAATCTTTTCATTCTTCGCCTTCACCAACAAACATTCATCACTTTTCCCCACAAAAGCATCTTCAGTCGTGATATAAACCGTTCCCATGTTGATTTCCTCACCTTCTTAAATTCTGGCAATTTATCTAACTGCTCTAAAATCGAATTTATCTCATGCCAGATAACATCGATCGCCTAAAAAATTCGACTTCTTATATCTGCGTGCATCTGCGTGCATCCCTCTTCATCTGCGGTAAAAGATTAACCTACGATGAAAACAGACAATTTGACGATATCACTCTTACGATGCTACCGGACATGAGATCAGCTATCTTCGCAATAGCGACTTACCTTGACAGCAACTTGAGGCAAACATTGAGAAAAAAGACTGCAACCTTTACAACGTTGCGAATAAATTGCTGGTGGTCTAGATCCAGTTTGTAGTAGAATTGTCACAGCCGAAATAGTCGCAACAACCTGCTCTCGTAACCGATCGGAAATCTCCACAAGTTGACGCTGATGAGATTGAGCATAATAAATATAGCCAGTGGTAACATTTTTCCCCGTCATCTCCTCCAAACACAAAGCTTGCGCCGCCACTTGCAACTCATCATTATCCCACTCACCCTTACGCCCTCGCTTGTATTCCACCGGATATAACTGTCCCGATTCCGATTCAATCAAATCCGATTTTCCAATCAATTTGTATTGCTCCGATTTCAGCCAAATAGCGCGAACTTGCCAAGTTTCTTCTCGGTGATTTTCCGAGAGAGTATGTACGCGATCGTGCAAACTCGTCCCTTCAATCGTATACTGATTCTCGCTAAACTCCCCAGCGCAAAACATTCGCCAGCAGCGATGCGAACAGTACGCATAGTGATTCAATGCCCCAATAGGAACGTAATCAATCTCATTCATAGATCAGTGCCTTGAAACCTTAGTAGAATGTCGTCGGATCATCCCCATACCCATAGGCGTCTTGCGCCCAACCCCGCTGTACATCGCAAAGTCAGCCAAAGCATTAATTTGCTTAATCGCAATAGCGTCAACATCACCCAAAATCCGAAAACTCATCACCCCAACACAGCCGATAAACTTACTTCTGGAATCCGCCACAAATTCAGTACGAATATTGAAAAAACTCGGAAAAATCGGCTCCAATAAAGTTTCTTCAAACGGGATACCGCTGTACTGATTCCACCGCCGCAGCAAACTTCCAAAAACGCTATCGCGACTAGGCAAAGCGCAGTCAAAATTGCTTTGCCGAAAAGCAGTAGGAGTACAAAAAGAAAAATCAATCTGGCGTTCCGAATCAGAAGCTTCCTCATAAACTTGAGCATAAGTAGAAAAATTTGCCCAAGGTTGAGTAGATTGAGGCGTACCCAAGATACTCGTAATTTGCAAATCAGCCGATCCCAAATGCCACGGATGCTGAGGATTGATATTCAACCACAAAGAAGTCAGATGTGCGAACAGGGAATCATCTAACAGCGAAACGCGCCACCAGCAAGGGGTGTGAGCCGCTATAGGCTGTCTGTATTCCCATTGCAAGAGGTGATCGCGATGAGAATTATTTCTAACCTGAAGGGGACTGAGAGCGAAAGCTTTCTCCGTTTTTTGTTCGTGAAGGCGATCGCCCAACTCTCTATCCACCGAACTCACCAGAGTCAAAAACAGTGCGTGGAGGTGCTTTCCCGTCAGATAACCCGATGGAATGGGCGACTGCGGGAGAAGATTGAGGACAAGACTGTGAGGCATATTTTAAACTACCCAAAACTCTTCATCATCAGGACATTTAAGTGCAACGCCAGCAGAGGCTATCGCTAAAATACCAGACAAACTTGGAAAAAATGTGTACTGCTTAGGTGAGGGATAATCGTAGGAGGAGACGGAAATCGGGTAACAATCAAGTCCCTGTTTTTTCAACCGCACGATCGCCCAACGATTTTTCGCAGTTTCAGAAACAATCACTCCTGGAATAAGTTGCTTCTCAATTTCCTTAATCAAGGGCGTTGGTCTTACAACATCTCCAAGCATTCGCTTAATGGTACAATTTTCAAATGCAAAAAGCTTACACAAGTAAATGTTCTTGAATTCTTCTAAGTCATCAACTTGTAAAGAAAATGCTAAACTATAAGGTTCCTCAGCCCGTGATGTAATTTCAAGGCGATCGCTATCACTCTCAAATTCATAGAAGCGTAGAAGATGAATCGGATCGAGGTTAGTTTCTCCTACTTCATCCAAAAGCAGATTATCTGGATCGTAAATAGTCACATTTTCAAACAAGCTGTCTCGAAACCGAAATAAAGGAGCATAGCTTTCCTTAATGATTTTGGCGTACTCTTTTAGATTTTCTGCAAGCTGTCGATCTTTCTGAATTTTTAGCTCTACATCTTCGATTGATGCCCGTTTAGATTTGATATCCTCAAAATCTTCAGGACAATATGCTCTGAGATAACTCATCACAAAACTTTGCCCGCCTTTAATGTACTTCCATTCTTTCTGAATCTTTTGAACAGGTTGACTGGAAATATTCTCTGCACCTTTTAATAATTTAATGCGCTCGCGATAAAAGTGCCATTCTCGTTTGCCACCCAATACAGCTTGCAATGTTTGATAGAGTTGAGTAACTAAAGACTCTTCAGGAAGTTTTTCTAGAGAAATTTCAAGTTCGACCAAAGGTCTTGCAATTTCTAGAAATGCTTCCGATCGCCAGTAAATCTCCAAAAACGGACGCTTCAAGCAGTCTAGACTTTCTAACATTTGCTTGAGGGCTTCACGTCCACCAGAACAGTCTAAATTCTCAATTCCTTGTTCCCAAGCTTGTTCTGGTAAATAGGCGATCGCTTCTGAGGGGATATCGGTTTGCTTCTTACCCAAAACCCTTCCAACTCGACCAATACGCTGCCAGAAGGAAAAGCGATCGCGTGTTGAGAAAATCAGCCAGTCAAGGTTTTGTCGAGCTGGATCGACTTCCCGATCGAAGTTGAACCCAACATCTACAGTGCTGGTGGCGAGAATGACTTGCTTCTGTGCTGCCTTTTGTCGCTGCTCGTTTTTGGTATCACCTGTAATGCGGCCACAAAAGTTGGCGTAGCCTCGTTCTCGAAGATCGGTTGCAATTCGGTTTAATGTATCCTTTGCATCGAGAATAACGGCACCATTTTGGTCAGGATAATCGTTGAGACGTTTGATAACCTCATTCGAGATTTCTGCAATCAGCGGTTGCTTCTCTAGTTGCTTACGAATTTCCAAACTTACAGCCGTTTGAGAAGGAATGAGATGAGCGGTTTGTGATTCTCCATCAATGCGAGCAATCCTAACTCCAGATTGTTCAAGAGTTTTTAGAGCGGCTTCGCAGGCTGGTTCTGGTGTTGCTGTTAGGAGAACAACTTTGCGTTTGTACTGAAAGTAATTGAAAACCTTTGAAAGGGCAAGATAAAAGAGTAAGCTAACAAGCTGCTTAGCATCGTAAAGATGAAACTCATCGAAGATGACCGTTGAAAAGCTATTGTAGAATTCGGCAGCGATGTTGCCACGATCGAGCTTGTTATAAGCAAAGAAAGTCGCGTAGTAGAAAATATCTGGATTGGTAACGAGTAGAAGTGGTCTACCACCGCCACATTCAGGAAAGATTGTTGCAGGTTCGCGCAAAACATTGTAAAGCTTTTCACCAGAACGTTTGCCAACTAGATCGTCTCGCCACATTTTAATATCCTTTGCAGATGCAGCTTTGACGATATGAGGTAAACCTGTATCACGCACAAATTTTTCTGCGGCTTCGGTTTGTTGTTCGATTAGTGCGTTGGTTGGTGCGATGTAAATTGCATTGCGATCGCAGTTATGATGCACCACACTCAACCCAGCTTTAGTTTTTCCTGTTCCTGTTGGTGCGAGATCAAGGATGATATCGTTTGTTGCTGCTGCTTGATAGACATCGACTTGGTGCTGAAGTGTTTGATTCTTGAATGCCTGTTTTAGATCTGGAGGAAGTTCAGGATTGGGACAGGCAGCAATACTACGGGGTTCGAGATTGATTTTAAGATTACTCATTGTTGCGTCCACCACAAAATTTTAGATTCGCGGGTAGGATAAAATCGCCAACCTGCCAAGCAGCTCCACGAAATCGCAGGTTTTTCAGCAGGGAGACGGGAGGCATGGAAATTAAATCAAAAGCCAGTAGTTCAAGGCTGCTAGGAATATCGGCTGCGCTGAGATAGGCATTACAGCGATACTCGCCTTGTGGAAGTGGAGTTATTGTCAGTTTCCGCAATAGATCGACGCGCACTTTGCTGGTAAATTTGCCGACGCGGATGTATTCGGGAACTTCGCGATCGCCAAATACCAATGTTTGAAATCGATTACCCCGTTCGATCATCCGCAAACGTCCAGTTTGAGGAAAGTTACTCGGACGAAAGGTATTAGGCTTTTTTCCAGTGCGTTTGAGTGGTAAATCTTCCCGTGCTGTTGCGACACGGTTATTCGTCATGGCATACCAGTAAGAATCAGACAAAGCATTAAAACGCTCAAATCGAAATGAAGCATTGCCTTCAATATGCCAAGCCGGAAGGATGTAACATTGTTCTGCTAGCGGGGTTAAATCTTCCAGATATCTGGGTCGTCCAGTATCTTGTCCGGTGAGGCGATAAGGCGATCGCGCCCATCCCAGTGCATAAGCTAAGGCATAGTTTCCAATTGTTCCTTCGGTGTAGTACGTATCCGACAATTCCCGCGAAGCAAAGAAGACAGGTTCGGCACACCACAACTCGACTAAACGAGCAGTTTGAAATGGTAGTTTAGAGTCAGATTCAGCCAGCAAAAGCTCTAATTGTGGCATAACTTACTCCTCCTGCTGTTGATCTCGCCCTTTTTTCTTCCCTTCGCTTTTCACCTTGCGAAGCGATGCGTAGGACCGATCAAGACGTTTGAGGAATGTTTCCTGTTCGTTCAACGACCAATTGCGATCGACATCTGCAATTAGGGCATCAAGTTCATCAGCAGACAGTTGCATAGAAATTCCTCGTTTGTTTGTCCAGGTAGCAATAACAGATTTGGCTGCTGCAATTAATGGTTCTGTTTTAAAAGGATGTTCAAGAGCTTTTCCATCAGCAGCCAATTTGTCGTAAACCCCTTGCACCAGTTCGAGAGAACTTGGCAGTTCAGCAATGCCTCCAAAGATGCCGAGAATCTGGTTTTCCATGCGACCGACACGGCTCGAAACCGCTCCATAGCGACTTGTCAGCAGAATATTACCGAGGGCATAGCGCAACTCGTCAGCCGTCACGTCTTTGAGGGTGACAATATCGAGGAAATGAACGCCAGGTTTAATATATTCGCTGGTGTTGAGTGCAGTTGATGCGTTACCTTTTTCATCTCGCATTGTCCCAGTTTCAAAGATAGCGTTGATGGTGCGATCGC
This genomic interval from Argonema galeatum A003/A1 contains the following:
- a CDS encoding type 2 lanthipeptide synthetase LanM family protein yields the protein MVITQFTLAQIVAQASSLSERLRIESLTPDVTQVNEAQRADRILTRWCEVVAQGNWEKFQKRLLWDGLEVAQVSRVLRSHPTIGDRTLPTWAETLKQIIQTAHSFVNHQPQKTNQPLPIDKNNPILFAEILLPALLVARQKLLTRLGFTSLSPDNLPLELLSESAYLTLERSLLDQLLNLSGKTLEYEFTRYRPLGQTILNVLAQSSTDKAQIKVQYEAFVQKLLQDGLLTFFQTYPVLGRLMAVAIDFWGEATAAFLQSLKADLLEIKKIFQPQQRNEEKLRITNDELGKVIEIKSSLSDPHNGGTSVIAITFECGLKLVYKPKDLGAEAAYTQFLGWCDRQDIPLPFKVLKVCDRKTYGWVEYVEHLPCENEAAAQRFYHRAGMLLCLLYALRVVDCHRENLIANGEHLVLIDMETLMHQEVNLIAELPEATAAEASVTLQFSESVLRTGLLPRWEFAKNNRLAYDVSALGGIDEQLIAKEQNQDKVPNTQNPVPTNVPTLNGIPLSPNDYLDKIVSGFEQMYRFLIERREVLLAQDSPLAALKNKRSRFIFRATRIYWTILQKIQSPKFLRDGVDRSIELDILSRAFLVAPKKPDSWPIFNAELKAMEQLDIPYFAAYPNSNNLTIGLQKPIEHYFQEPSYQQVLTQIQTLNEKDLAQQIEIIKGSFYARLVPNKKSDRITNIADFGQIQPLSSQQLLEEATRIATEIQKRAIWGNDGSVKWISFAYIPNAERFQMMPLPEDFYNGNCGIALFLAALDYVKGNHQFRDLILGALQSIRKFLRTADFESTRRFVRCGIGGATGLGSMIYTLVRTSHFLGEASLLEDALGIANLITAELITSDRQFDTLGGSAGAILGLLALYAKIKEPKVLERAIICGQHLLEHQISINGATKAWKILGKKAYTGFSHGAAGIAYALLRLYAVTQNKAYLEAACEGIAYEQSVFSPVAANWPDLRDFAQQNGQPGFMVSWCHGAAGIGLARMGGLSILATDQIYQDVEIALQTTQKHSLHDADCVCCGNFGRIEMLLVAAQKLSRSELREAAEKRAAWGVLRAEQVGGYQFPNLPNSVFSPSFFQGTSGIGYELLRLAHSEVLPSLLLWE
- the cas2 gene encoding CRISPR-associated endonuclease Cas2, which translates into the protein MFVVVSYDISEDSRRTKVHSVLKSYGQWMQFSVFECDLTETQYAKLRSRLAKLIKPESDSIRFYFLCACCQGKVERIGGEAVRDDSIFFA
- the cas1d gene encoding type I-D CRISPR-associated endonuclease Cas1d, which produces MGTVYITTEDAFVGKSDECLLVKAKNEKILDVPLIKVDGIVVLGRATVSPAVVNELLQRHIPLSFLTETGRYLGRLEPEMSKNIFVRKAQWDAAGESPQAIHLVKGFVRGKLKNYRMMLLRQGRKYSELDLDGAISRIENSIGPIEETNKIDSLRGLEGSGSAGYFGAFNQLIRVEGFSFNGRNRRPPTDSVNALLSFGYSLLRHDIQSAVNLVGFDPYLGYLHCQHYGRPSLALDLMEEFRPLVVDAFVLGAINLRKVSPGDFTMEPLSNAVLLSAEGRREFLKLYEEKKQSKFKHPVLGRQCTYQEAFEIQARLVAKYLMGEIEKYPPLVLK
- the cas4 gene encoding CRISPR-associated protein Cas4 — protein: MNEIDYVPIGALNHYAYCSHRCWRMFCAGEFSENQYTIEGTSLHDRVHTLSENHREETWQVRAIWLKSEQYKLIGKSDLIESESGQLYPVEYKRGRKGEWDNDELQVAAQALCLEEMTGKNVTTGYIYYAQSHQRQLVEISDRLREQVVATISAVTILLQTGSRPPAIYSQRCKGCSLFSQCLPQVAVKVSRYCEDS
- the cas6 gene encoding CRISPR-associated endoribonuclease Cas6, translated to MPHSLVLNLLPQSPIPSGYLTGKHLHALFLTLVSSVDRELGDRLHEQKTEKAFALSPLQVRNNSHRDHLLQWEYRQPIAAHTPCWWRVSLLDDSLFAHLTSLWLNINPQHPWHLGSADLQITSILGTPQSTQPWANFSTYAQVYEEASDSERQIDFSFCTPTAFRQSNFDCALPSRDSVFGSLLRRWNQYSGIPFEETLLEPIFPSFFNIRTEFVADSRSKFIGCVGVMSFRILGDVDAIAIKQINALADFAMYSGVGRKTPMGMGMIRRHSTKVSRH